In Thermoanaerobaculia bacterium, the following proteins share a genomic window:
- a CDS encoding methyltransferase domain-containing protein codes for MFSPVAVRVVPKSAPEGALLHVGCGRERIEGWVNIDLLKLPTVDVVLDASVELPYREAGAVYAEHFLEHLRVDRAVQFLLNAHRALAPGHWMRISTPNVDWMWATHYPARGADESARRVVDALMLNKGFRAWGHQFLWNAAALERALRATGFEEIRLCKYGESTIPHFQGIERHDALPDWEALPHVVIFEARKGPQNLPALAELSELIWEEFLRHLDPYVPRPNFGGLISF; via the coding sequence ATGTTCTCGCCGGTCGCAGTCAGGGTTGTCCCGAAGAGTGCGCCCGAGGGAGCACTCCTGCATGTCGGTTGCGGCCGGGAGCGGATCGAGGGCTGGGTGAACATCGATCTGCTGAAGCTGCCGACGGTCGATGTCGTGCTCGACGCCAGCGTGGAGCTGCCGTATCGCGAGGCCGGGGCGGTCTACGCCGAGCATTTCCTGGAGCACCTGCGCGTCGATCGGGCGGTGCAGTTTCTGCTGAACGCCCATCGGGCTCTCGCTCCCGGACATTGGATGAGAATTTCGACGCCGAATGTCGATTGGATGTGGGCGACTCACTATCCGGCCCGTGGCGCGGACGAGTCCGCCAGGAGGGTCGTCGACGCCCTGATGCTGAACAAGGGCTTCCGCGCCTGGGGACACCAGTTCCTCTGGAACGCGGCGGCGCTCGAGCGGGCGCTCCGGGCGACGGGCTTCGAGGAGATTCGGCTGTGCAAGTACGGCGAGAGTACGATCCCGCACTTCCAGGGCATCGAGCGCCACGACGCCCTCCCGGACTGGGAGGCGTTGCCGCACGTGGTGATTTTCGAGGCCCGCAAGGGGCCACAGAACCTGCCGGCCCTCGCCGAGCTCAGTGAGCTCATCTGGGAGGAGTTTCTGCGGCATCTCGATCCGTACGTACCGCGTCCCAACTTCGGCGGTTTGATTTCCTTCTGA
- a CDS encoding cyanophycinase, which translates to MFASRFAGFALALLVLPGSVHATGSAAGSPADGSASRVAAGAPKGHLVLNGGGGEAEPFWPRIFELAGGKGAAIVILPTASERAETGTEYVEELRALGATGMRAIELRTREDASSPEFLAAIAAAKVIFFTGGDQSKITAAILGTPAEAAIRKVYDDGGVLAGSSAGLACMSRVMLTGEGDFTVLRGGNVEVKEGLGYVTEAILDQHFVARQRQNRLISVVLEHPELPGIGVDEKTSIWIRPDRTFEVMGEGWVMIFDARKAQVRKGGEGKPKLATDEMVTRILVSGDRFDLKTGTLLPRL; encoded by the coding sequence ATGTTCGCAAGTCGTTTCGCTGGATTCGCTTTGGCGCTCCTGGTCTTGCCAGGGTCTGTGCATGCCACCGGGAGTGCTGCTGGTTCTCCTGCCGATGGAAGCGCCTCCCGTGTCGCCGCAGGTGCGCCCAAGGGCCACCTGGTGCTCAACGGGGGTGGCGGGGAGGCGGAGCCGTTCTGGCCGCGGATCTTCGAGTTGGCGGGGGGGAAGGGGGCGGCGATCGTTATTCTGCCGACCGCATCGGAACGCGCGGAGACCGGGACGGAGTATGTCGAGGAGCTGCGGGCGCTCGGAGCGACGGGGATGCGGGCGATCGAGCTGCGGACGCGGGAGGATGCGTCCAGCCCCGAGTTCCTTGCGGCGATCGCGGCGGCGAAGGTGATCTTCTTCACCGGCGGCGACCAGTCGAAGATCACCGCCGCCATCCTCGGCACGCCGGCCGAGGCGGCGATCCGCAAGGTCTACGACGACGGCGGCGTCCTCGCCGGGAGCTCCGCCGGGCTCGCCTGCATGAGCCGCGTGATGCTCACGGGCGAGGGGGACTTCACGGTGCTGCGCGGCGGCAATGTCGAGGTCAAGGAAGGTCTGGGCTACGTCACCGAGGCGATCCTCGACCAGCACTTCGTCGCCCGCCAGCGCCAGAACCGGCTGATCTCCGTCGTGCTCGAGCATCCGGAGCTGCCGGGCATCGGCGTGGACGAGAAGACCTCGATCTGGATCCGCCCCGACCGCACCTTCGAGGTCATGGGCGAGGGCTGGGTGATGATCTTCGATGCCCGGAAGGCTCAGGTCCGCAAGGGTGGAGAGGGCAAGCCGAAGCTGGCGACGGACGAGATGGTCACCCGGATCCTGGTGTCGGGCGACCGGTTCGATCTGAAGACAGGGACGCTCCTGCCGCGACTCTGA
- a CDS encoding ATP-dependent helicase, translating to DLPETVEDYVHRAGRTARGNATGLVSSIASWMEKEKIRDIEAAITQSIPRCTTPGVEPYVERVGAAPSFKRSRKTRW from the coding sequence ACGACCTGCCCGAGACCGTCGAGGACTACGTCCACCGCGCCGGCCGTACCGCGCGCGGCAACGCCACGGGGCTGGTGTCGTCGATCGCCAGCTGGATGGAAAAAGAGAAGATCCGCGACATCGAGGCAGCGATCACCCAGTCGATCCCGCGCTGCACGACTCCGGGTGTCGAGCCCTACGTCGAGCGCGTTGGCGCCGCGCCGTCGTTCAAGCGCAGCCGCAAGACGCGCTGGTAG